The following coding sequences lie in one Seriola aureovittata isolate HTS-2021-v1 ecotype China chromosome 5, ASM2101889v1, whole genome shotgun sequence genomic window:
- the klhl22 gene encoding kelch-like protein 22 isoform X1, giving the protein MKPEQYLAMAEDGELSPMGGRAGSSGRPGRQTFRSSAHFRSLLEGLLALRQSGILFDVVLLVEGRPIQAHRILLAASCDYFRGMFAGGLRETQQQEIPIHGVSYMAMKKILDYIYTSEIELDLECVQEVLIAATLVQLENVIGFCCDFLFSWLDESNILEVHHLADLYGLQQLDARLHSYILRNIQTLSRTDVYRQLPQDEVFKALSSDELQVNSENEVYEAALHYHYSPEQVETDQVYLQVSPKDNLKMLDAVRFCLIEKQVLQRLNGRLNQCPLKDSVSAALRYHEQEIWQPVLQSPLTQPRSTFRCILGFGGMFSSSSVTYRENLFQVFHPSWREWRTLTAAHAPRMSNQGIAVLNNYIYLIGGDKNTSGFRAETRCWRYDPRHNSWCAIQSLQQQHADHCVCVVGGHIYAIGGRDYSNELESVERYDPHTNTWEFMSPLKREVYAHAGAVMDGKIYITCGRRGSAYLRETYCFDPAANQWTACAEGPVERAWHGMAAVNGRIYVIGGSNDERGYRRDVLKVACLDPTANSWSLVTPLPAGHGEPGVAVLHSCIYVLGGRSHDKGTRMKYVHVYNTDTDEWENETEFKERVSGLAACVVLMPPALIAQARSWEQRTKASWEDLDMDNSEDSSED; this is encoded by the exons ATGAAGCCTGAACAGTATCTTGCCATGGCTGAGGATGGAGAGCTGAGTCCAATGGGAGGACGCGCTGGCTCATCAGGCCGGCCGGGCCGACAGACCTTCAGAAGTTCAGCCCATTTCCGCAGCCTGCTGGAGGGCCTGCTGGCTCTCAGACAGAGTGGCATCCTGTTTGatgtggtgctgctggtggagggTAGACCCATCCAAGCCCACCGTATACTCCTGGCAGCCTCTTGTGATTACTTTAG GGGAATGTTTGCTGGAGGCCTTCGGGAGACGCAGCAACAGGAGATTCCAATTCATGGAGTATCCTACATGGCcatgaaaaaaatacttgacTACATCTACACGTCAGAGATTGAGTTGGACCTGGAGTGTGTGCAGGAGGTCCTGATAGCTGCCACACTGGTACAG CTGGAGAATGTCATTGGCTTCTGCTGTGATTTCCTCTTCTCTTGGCTGGATGAGAGCAACATTTTAGAAGTGCATCATCTAGCTGATCTGTATGGACTGCAGCAGCTTGATGCCAGGCTCCACTCCTACATCCTCAGGAACATTCAGACTTTGTCTCGAACTGACGTGTACAGACAGCTCCCCCAAGATGAAGTCTTCAAGGCGCTGAGCAGTGACGAGCTTCAAGTGAACAGCGAGAACGAGGTGTACGAGGCCGCACTTCACTATCACTACAGTCCTGAGCAGGTGGAAACTGACCAGGTGTACTTACAGGTCAGTCCAAAG GACAATCTCAAAATGCTTGACGCTGTGCGCTTCTGCCTGATCGAGAAACAAGTGTTGCAGAGACTGAATGGCCGACTGAACCAGTGTCCACTGAAGGATTCAGTTTCAGCTGCCTTGCGTTACCACGAGCAGGAGATCTGGCAGCCCGTCCTGCAGAGTCCTCTCACGCAGCCGCGGTCCACCTTCCGCTGTATATTGGGCTTCGGGGGGatgttctcctccagctccgTCACATACAGGGAAAACTTGTTTCAGGTGTTCCACCCGAGCTGGCGGGAGTGGAGGACTCTCACTGCAGCTCACGCACCCCGAATGTCCAACCAGGGCATCGCTGTGCTCAACAACTATATTTATCTTATTGGAGGAGACAAGAACACCAGTGGATTTCGAGCAGAGACTCGCTGCTGGAG ATACGACCCCCGTCACAACAGCTGGTGCGCCATccagtctctgcagcagcagcatgctgaccactgtgtttgtgtggtgggGGGCCATATTTATGCCATCGGCGGGCGAGACTACAGTAACGAACTGGAGTCAGTGGAGCGCTATGATCCGCACACCAACACGTGGGAATTTATGTCACCTCTAAAGAGAGAG GTGTACGCCCATGCTGGAGCAGTGATGGATggcaaaatatatataaccTGTGGGCGCAGAGGGTCGGCGTACCTCAGAGAGACCTACTGTTTTGACCCTGCGGCAAATCAATGGACAGCGTGCGCAGAGGGGCCAGTGGAGCGGGCGTGGCACGGCATGGCTGCTGTGAACGGACGCATCTACGTTATTGGGGGAAGCAATGATGAGCGTGGATATCGGCGTGATGTCCTGAAG gtgGCATGCTTGGACCCCACAGCCAACTCTTGGTCTTTGGTGACCCCTCTCCCCGCAGGACATGGAGAACCTGGCGTAGCCGTGCTGCACAGTTGCATCTACGTCCTGGGCGGACGCTCTCACGACAAAGGTACCAGGATGAAATATGTTCACGTGTACAACACCGACACGGACGAGTGGGAGAATGAGACGGAGTTTAAGGAGCGCGTCTCCGGCCTGGCAGCCTGCGTGGTGCTCATGCCTCCTGCTTTGATCGCCCAGGCCAGGAGCTGGGAGCAGCGCACCAAGGCATCATGGGAAGACTTGGACATGGACAACTCGGAGGACTCTAGTGAGGACTGA
- the klhl22 gene encoding kelch-like protein 22 isoform X2, which yields MKPEQYLAMAEDGELSPMGGRAGSSGRPGRQTFRSSAHFRSLLEGLLALRQSGILFDVVLLVEGRPIQAHRILLAASCDYFRGMFAGGLRETQQQEIPIHGVSYMAMKKILDYIYTSEIELDLECVQEVLIAATLVQLENVIGFCCDFLFSWLDESNILEVHHLADLYGLQQLDARLHSYILRNIQTLSRTDVYRQLPQDEVFKALSSDELQVNSENEVYEAALHYHYSPEQVETDQVYLQDNLKMLDAVRFCLIEKQVLQRLNGRLNQCPLKDSVSAALRYHEQEIWQPVLQSPLTQPRSTFRCILGFGGMFSSSSVTYRENLFQVFHPSWREWRTLTAAHAPRMSNQGIAVLNNYIYLIGGDKNTSGFRAETRCWRYDPRHNSWCAIQSLQQQHADHCVCVVGGHIYAIGGRDYSNELESVERYDPHTNTWEFMSPLKREVYAHAGAVMDGKIYITCGRRGSAYLRETYCFDPAANQWTACAEGPVERAWHGMAAVNGRIYVIGGSNDERGYRRDVLKVACLDPTANSWSLVTPLPAGHGEPGVAVLHSCIYVLGGRSHDKGTRMKYVHVYNTDTDEWENETEFKERVSGLAACVVLMPPALIAQARSWEQRTKASWEDLDMDNSEDSSED from the exons ATGAAGCCTGAACAGTATCTTGCCATGGCTGAGGATGGAGAGCTGAGTCCAATGGGAGGACGCGCTGGCTCATCAGGCCGGCCGGGCCGACAGACCTTCAGAAGTTCAGCCCATTTCCGCAGCCTGCTGGAGGGCCTGCTGGCTCTCAGACAGAGTGGCATCCTGTTTGatgtggtgctgctggtggagggTAGACCCATCCAAGCCCACCGTATACTCCTGGCAGCCTCTTGTGATTACTTTAG GGGAATGTTTGCTGGAGGCCTTCGGGAGACGCAGCAACAGGAGATTCCAATTCATGGAGTATCCTACATGGCcatgaaaaaaatacttgacTACATCTACACGTCAGAGATTGAGTTGGACCTGGAGTGTGTGCAGGAGGTCCTGATAGCTGCCACACTGGTACAG CTGGAGAATGTCATTGGCTTCTGCTGTGATTTCCTCTTCTCTTGGCTGGATGAGAGCAACATTTTAGAAGTGCATCATCTAGCTGATCTGTATGGACTGCAGCAGCTTGATGCCAGGCTCCACTCCTACATCCTCAGGAACATTCAGACTTTGTCTCGAACTGACGTGTACAGACAGCTCCCCCAAGATGAAGTCTTCAAGGCGCTGAGCAGTGACGAGCTTCAAGTGAACAGCGAGAACGAGGTGTACGAGGCCGCACTTCACTATCACTACAGTCCTGAGCAGGTGGAAACTGACCAGGTGTACTTACAG GACAATCTCAAAATGCTTGACGCTGTGCGCTTCTGCCTGATCGAGAAACAAGTGTTGCAGAGACTGAATGGCCGACTGAACCAGTGTCCACTGAAGGATTCAGTTTCAGCTGCCTTGCGTTACCACGAGCAGGAGATCTGGCAGCCCGTCCTGCAGAGTCCTCTCACGCAGCCGCGGTCCACCTTCCGCTGTATATTGGGCTTCGGGGGGatgttctcctccagctccgTCACATACAGGGAAAACTTGTTTCAGGTGTTCCACCCGAGCTGGCGGGAGTGGAGGACTCTCACTGCAGCTCACGCACCCCGAATGTCCAACCAGGGCATCGCTGTGCTCAACAACTATATTTATCTTATTGGAGGAGACAAGAACACCAGTGGATTTCGAGCAGAGACTCGCTGCTGGAG ATACGACCCCCGTCACAACAGCTGGTGCGCCATccagtctctgcagcagcagcatgctgaccactgtgtttgtgtggtgggGGGCCATATTTATGCCATCGGCGGGCGAGACTACAGTAACGAACTGGAGTCAGTGGAGCGCTATGATCCGCACACCAACACGTGGGAATTTATGTCACCTCTAAAGAGAGAG GTGTACGCCCATGCTGGAGCAGTGATGGATggcaaaatatatataaccTGTGGGCGCAGAGGGTCGGCGTACCTCAGAGAGACCTACTGTTTTGACCCTGCGGCAAATCAATGGACAGCGTGCGCAGAGGGGCCAGTGGAGCGGGCGTGGCACGGCATGGCTGCTGTGAACGGACGCATCTACGTTATTGGGGGAAGCAATGATGAGCGTGGATATCGGCGTGATGTCCTGAAG gtgGCATGCTTGGACCCCACAGCCAACTCTTGGTCTTTGGTGACCCCTCTCCCCGCAGGACATGGAGAACCTGGCGTAGCCGTGCTGCACAGTTGCATCTACGTCCTGGGCGGACGCTCTCACGACAAAGGTACCAGGATGAAATATGTTCACGTGTACAACACCGACACGGACGAGTGGGAGAATGAGACGGAGTTTAAGGAGCGCGTCTCCGGCCTGGCAGCCTGCGTGGTGCTCATGCCTCCTGCTTTGATCGCCCAGGCCAGGAGCTGGGAGCAGCGCACCAAGGCATCATGGGAAGACTTGGACATGGACAACTCGGAGGACTCTAGTGAGGACTGA
- the tbx16 gene encoding T-box transcription factor 16 codes for MAFSIVNSVIFLVKHCYDEPYRLLDLKPNFNGPPPSSMAAGPDAYLQGNIRMTLEDPELWKTFHEIGTEMIITKPGRRMFPHCKVNLSGLIPCAKYILLVDMVPEDGFRYKWNKEKWEVAGKAEPQPPCRTYLHPDSPAPGSHWMKQSVSFLKLKLTNNTLDQHGHIILHSMHRYHPRFHIVQADDLFSVRWSVFQTFTFPETSFTAVTAYQNTKITKLKIDHNPFAKGFRDEGTTKKRRTNKNPACLEKRPKMSSILNRDSDDDSPQDFCQSSYEGYDGEEGELPKRKEVDVVKEERYSPWAAEREHRVRTESPVGADVRDMYNAEQLVPAPASYQPYRFHEYGKSPSPSSSIGSSNSGSGRSSFESRVPDVATVPDHDSSKPRTHETGPSPCGPQHLPGPQDYTGVLNMTMAQAGKPGVIGHHIYSPYSAEQPLGQWSGPSPAQYPPPHHLTADYTTQAVHHGYHHGNVAEWSQYPLFSYSCW; via the exons ATGGCGTTCTCAATCGTgaattctgtcatttttttggtGAAGCATTGCTATGATGAACCTTATCGTCTTCTAGACTTAAAGCCCAACTTCAACggccctcctccctcctccatggCTGCTGGCCCAGATGCTTATCTCCAGGGTAACATCAGGATGACTCTGGAGGACCCTGAACTCTGGAAGACCTTTCATGAAATAGGGACGGAGATGATCATCACTAAACCGGGGCG GAGGATGTTTCCACACTGTAAAGTGAATCTCTCCGGCCTTATTCCATGTGCCAAGTACATCTTACTGGTGGACATGGTCCCTGAGGACGGCTTCAGGTATAAG TGGAATAAAGAGAAATGGGAGGTGGCAGGAAAAGCGGAGCCCCAGCCTCCCTGCAGGACTTACCTCCACCCCGACTCTCCAGCCCCGGGGAGCCACTGGATGAAGCAGTCCGTCTCCTTCCTCAAGCTCAAGCTCACCAACAATACACTCGACCAGCACGGCCAC ATCATTTTGCACTCCATGCATCGGTACCACCCGCGCTTCCACATCGTCCAGGCAGACGACCTGTTCAGTGTCCGCTGGAGTGTTTTCCAGACCTTCACCTTCCCCGAGACTTCATTCACAGCAGTCACCGCCTACCAGAACACCAAG ATTACAAAACTGAAGATTGATCACAACCCATTTGCCAAAGGTTTCCGGGATGAAGGCACAACTAAAAAAAG GCGTACAAACAAGAACCCAGCCTGCCTTGAGAAGCGACCGAAGATGTCGAGCATCCTGAACAGGGATTCTGATGATGACAGTCCACAAG ATTTTTGCCAGTCATCATATGAAGGGtatgatggagaggaaggagagctgCCCAAAAGGAAAGAGGTTGATGTTGTCAAAGAGGAGCGTTACTCCCCATGGGCTGCTGAGCGGGAGCACAGAGTGAGGACTGAATCTCCAGTCGGGGCAGACGTAAGAGATATGTACAACGCAGAGCAGCTTGTTCCTGCTCCAGCTTCCTACCAGCCCTACAG gTTCCACGAGTATGGAaagtctccctctccctcctccagcatcggcagcagcaacagtggtTCAGGACGCAGCAGCTTTGAGTCCAGAGTCCCTGATGTCGCCACCGTCCCCGATCATGACTCTTCAAAGCCCCGTACGCATGAGACTGGCCCTTCCCCCTGTGGCCCCCAGCACCTCCCTGGCCCCCAGGACTACACCGGGGTCCTCAACATGACCATGGCCCAGGCCGGCAAGCCAGGGGTCATCGGCCACCACATCTACAGCCCCTACAGCGCGGAGCAGCCCCTGGGCCAGTGGAGCGGCCCCAGTCCCGCCCAGTATCCCCCTCCTCACCATCTGACGGCTGACTACACCACACAAGCTGTGCACCATGGCTATCACCATGGCAACGTGGCTGAGTGGAGCCAGTACCCACTGTTCTCTTATTCCTGCTGGTGA